A region of Piscinibacter gummiphilus DNA encodes the following proteins:
- a CDS encoding energy transducer TonB → MPPTVITRTVPAPLPAPSPAPAAEAAQAELDVTPLDETPPPAETEPAPEPEPPPAEPAASAADPVPDPTTPALPSVDPALPTGDGDGDGQRPVPYAELTTKPRLITDVRIVMPPVATGLEAQSGVIAVFLDPMGTVVDVQSRTDTLADVFLQAAREAFMGAKFTQPLVGGFPVPAVMQFEIRFEPSAAPVPGAGSSPTP, encoded by the coding sequence GTGCCCCCCACCGTGATCACGCGCACCGTGCCGGCTCCGTTGCCAGCGCCATCACCGGCACCGGCTGCCGAGGCGGCACAGGCCGAACTCGACGTCACCCCCCTCGACGAAACCCCGCCCCCCGCCGAGACTGAACCCGCGCCGGAACCGGAACCGCCTCCCGCGGAACCGGCGGCTTCGGCTGCGGACCCCGTGCCCGACCCCACGACACCCGCCCTGCCCTCGGTCGACCCCGCGCTGCCCACCGGCGACGGAGATGGCGACGGGCAACGGCCCGTGCCTTACGCGGAGCTCACGACCAAGCCGCGCCTGATCACGGACGTCCGCATCGTCATGCCCCCGGTCGCCACAGGGCTTGAGGCGCAGAGCGGCGTGATCGCCGTGTTCCTGGATCCGATGGGCACCGTGGTGGACGTGCAGTCGCGCACCGACACCCTGGCGGATGTTTTCCTGCAGGCGGCCCGCGAGGCCTTCATGGGCGCGAAGTTCACGCAACCGCTGGTGGGCGGGTTCCCGGTCCCCGCGGTGATGCAGTTCGAGATCCGCTTCGAACCCTCGGCGGCGCCCGTCCCGGGCGCGGGTTCGTCGCCCACTCCCTGA
- a CDS encoding glutamate synthase subunit beta translates to MGKVTGFMEYERLEEGYAPVQERVKNYKEFVIGLKTDEAKVQGARCMDCGTPFCNNGCPVNNIIPDFNDLVYRNDWKNAIEVLHSTNNFPEFTGRICPAPCEAACTLNVNDDAVGIKSIEHAIIDRAWEEGWVKPRPAKFKTGKKVAVVGSGPAGLAAAQQLARVGHDVTVFEKNDRAGGLLRYGIPDFKMEKSHIDRRIEQMKAEGVTFRTSVMVGKLPEGSKVTNWASETVSPDDLKAQFDAVLLAGGAEQPRDLPIPGRDLEGVYFAMEFLPQQNKINAGDKLKAQLRADGKKVIVIGGGDTGSDCVGTSNRQGATSVTQFELTPMPPEQENKPLVWPYWPLKLRTSSSHEEGCEREFAIATKEFIGGEGKEKGKLKALRTVRVEWANGKMTEVAGSEQTLDADMVFLAMGFVSPVASVLEQFGVDKDARGNAKASTDFTGGYATNVPKVFAAGDIRYGQSLVVRAIREGRQAARSVDEFLMGVSDLPR, encoded by the coding sequence ATGGGAAAAGTCACCGGCTTCATGGAGTACGAGCGTCTTGAAGAGGGCTATGCCCCCGTTCAGGAGCGCGTCAAGAACTACAAGGAATTCGTCATCGGCCTGAAGACCGACGAGGCGAAGGTCCAGGGCGCCCGCTGCATGGACTGCGGCACGCCGTTCTGCAACAACGGCTGCCCCGTCAACAACATCATTCCGGACTTCAACGACCTCGTTTACCGGAACGACTGGAAGAACGCGATCGAGGTGCTGCACTCGACGAACAACTTCCCCGAGTTCACCGGCCGCATCTGCCCCGCCCCGTGCGAGGCGGCCTGCACGCTGAACGTGAACGACGACGCCGTCGGCATCAAGAGCATCGAGCACGCGATCATCGACCGCGCGTGGGAAGAGGGCTGGGTCAAGCCGCGTCCCGCGAAGTTCAAGACGGGCAAGAAGGTCGCCGTCGTGGGCTCCGGCCCCGCCGGTCTGGCCGCGGCCCAGCAACTGGCCCGCGTGGGCCACGACGTCACGGTGTTCGAGAAGAACGACCGTGCCGGCGGCCTGCTGCGCTACGGCATCCCCGACTTCAAGATGGAGAAGTCGCACATCGATCGCCGCATCGAGCAGATGAAGGCCGAGGGTGTGACCTTCCGCACCAGCGTGATGGTGGGCAAGCTGCCCGAGGGCAGCAAGGTCACCAACTGGGCCAGCGAGACCGTCTCCCCCGACGACCTCAAGGCGCAGTTCGACGCCGTGCTGCTGGCCGGTGGCGCCGAGCAGCCGCGCGACCTGCCCATCCCGGGCCGCGACCTCGAAGGCGTGTACTTCGCGATGGAGTTCCTGCCGCAGCAGAACAAGATCAACGCGGGCGACAAGCTGAAGGCGCAACTGCGTGCCGACGGCAAGAAGGTCATCGTGATCGGCGGTGGCGACACCGGCAGCGACTGCGTGGGCACCAGCAACCGCCAGGGCGCCACCAGCGTCACGCAGTTCGAACTGACCCCGATGCCGCCGGAGCAGGAGAACAAGCCGCTCGTGTGGCCGTACTGGCCGCTCAAGCTGCGCACCAGCTCCAGCCACGAGGAAGGTTGCGAACGCGAGTTCGCCATCGCCACGAAGGAGTTCATCGGCGGCGAAGGCAAGGAGAAGGGCAAGCTGAAGGCCCTGAGGACCGTGCGCGTCGAGTGGGCCAACGGCAAGATGACCGAAGTCGCCGGCAGCGAGCAGACGCTGGATGCCGACATGGTCTTCCTGGCGATGGGCTTCGTGAGCCCGGTGGCCAGCGTGCTGGAGCAGTTCGGTGTCGACAAGGACGCCCGCGGCAACGCCAAGGCGTCCACCGACTTCACGGGCGGCTACGCCACGAACGTGCCGAAGGTGTTCGCCGCCGGCGACATCCGCTACGGCCAGTCGCTGGTCGTGCGCGCCATCCGCGAAGGCCGCCAGGCCGCGCGGTCGGTGGACGAGTTCCTGATGGGCGTGAGCGACCTGCCGCGCTGA
- a CDS encoding glutamate synthase-related protein, protein MNKAIPGTATAAERQAAAEHGLYDPTNEHDACGVGFVAHIKGHKAHSIVEQGLKILENLDHRGAVGADALMGDGAGILIQIPDEFYREEMAAQGVTLPPPGEYGVGMIFLPKEHASRLACEQAVERAIKVEGQVLLGWRDVPVDRDMPMSPTVREKEPIIRQVFIGRGPDVIVPDALERKLYVIRKTASSAIQRLKLTHSHEYYVPSMSCRTIIYKGLLLADQVGKYYKDLQDPRATSALALVHQRFSTNTFPEWPLAHPYRMVAHNGEINTVKGNFNWMRAREGVMKSPVLGEDLSKLYPISFEGQSDTATFDNALELLTMSGYSLAHAAMMMIPEAWEQHATMDDRRRAFYEYHAAMLEPWDGPASMVFTDGRQIGATLDRNGLRPSRYIVTDDDLVVMASESGVLPMIPENKIVKKWRLQPGKMFLIDFEQGRIIEDEELKNQFALAKPYRQWIENVRVRLDSIDATGTASPFSESLLDRQQAFGYTQEDIKFLMSPMAQAGEEGTGSMGNDSPLAVLSDKNKPLYNYFKQLFAQVTNPPIDPIREAVVMSLVSFIGPKPNLLDINAVNPPMRLEVSQPVLDFADMERLREIEKYTYGKFKSYELNITYPLSWGDEGVEAKLASLCAESVDAIKAGHNILIITDRRMDRDNVAIPALLALSAVHQHLVREGLRTTAGLVVETGSAREVHHFAVLAGYGAEAVHPYLAMETLAGMHAELPGDLSADKAIYNYVKAIGKGLSKIMSKMGVSTYMSYCGAQLFEAIGLEKALIDKFFRGTASQVGGIDVFDVAEEALRMHKAAFGDDPVLESMLDAGGEYAWRVRGEEHMWTPDAIAKLQHSTRSNKFDTYKEYAQIINDQSRRHLTLRGLFEFKFDPAKAIPLDEVESAAEIVKRFATGAMSLGSISTEAHATLAVAMNRIGGKSNTGEGGEDATRYRNELKGIPIVQGAKMSELMPGGDVQVDYELNAGDSLRSKIKQVASGRFGVTAEYLSSADQIQIKMAQGAKPGEGGQLPGGKVSEYIGKLRYSVPGVGLISPPPHHDIYSIEDLAQLIHDLKNANKRADISVKLVSEVGVGTIATGVAKAKADHIVIAGHDGGTGASPWSSIKHAGTPWELGLAETQQTLVLNRLRGRIRLQADGQMKTGRDVVIGALLGADEFGFATAPLVVEGCIMMRKCHLNTCPVGVATQDPVLRQKFQGRPEHVVNYFFFVAEEARQLMAQLGIRKFDDLVGRADLLDTRKGIAHWKAKGLDFSRIFHLPNAPAEVARRQVDTQDHGLDRALDVKLIEKCLPALERGEKVQFIAETRNVNRTVGAMLSGELVRRHPEGLPDHTIFMQLEGTGGQSFGAFLAKGITLYLIGDANDYTGKGLSGGRVIVRPSIDFRGDASRNIIVGNTVLYGATSGEAFFRGVGGERFAVRLSGATAVVEGTGDHGCEYMTGGTVAVLGKTGRNFAAGMSGGVAYVFDEDGQFASRCNTSMVSLDKVLTAKEQEATGDKATWHLGQADEVTLKKLLEDHHRWTGSLRAREILDSWSESRGKFVKVFPNEYKRALGEMHAARQAGETIAKAKASDKPAGGKSRAKA, encoded by the coding sequence ATGAACAAGGCCATCCCAGGCACCGCCACCGCCGCTGAACGCCAGGCCGCCGCCGAACACGGCCTTTACGACCCCACGAACGAACACGACGCCTGCGGCGTCGGCTTCGTGGCGCACATCAAGGGCCACAAGGCCCACAGCATCGTCGAGCAGGGCCTCAAGATCCTGGAGAACCTCGACCACCGGGGCGCCGTGGGCGCCGATGCGCTGATGGGTGACGGCGCCGGCATCCTGATCCAGATCCCCGACGAGTTCTACCGCGAGGAGATGGCCGCCCAGGGTGTCACGCTGCCGCCCCCGGGCGAGTACGGCGTGGGCATGATCTTCCTGCCGAAGGAACACGCGTCGCGCCTCGCCTGCGAGCAGGCCGTCGAACGCGCCATCAAGGTCGAAGGTCAGGTGCTGCTGGGCTGGCGCGACGTGCCGGTCGACCGCGACATGCCGATGTCGCCCACCGTGCGCGAGAAGGAACCGATCATCCGCCAGGTCTTCATCGGCCGCGGCCCGGACGTGATCGTGCCCGACGCGCTCGAGCGCAAGCTGTACGTCATCCGCAAGACCGCCTCCAGCGCCATCCAGCGCCTGAAGCTGACGCACAGCCACGAGTACTACGTGCCCAGCATGAGCTGCCGCACCATCATCTACAAGGGCCTGCTGCTCGCCGACCAGGTGGGCAAGTACTACAAGGACCTGCAGGACCCGCGCGCCACGTCGGCCCTGGCCCTCGTGCACCAGCGCTTCTCCACCAACACGTTCCCCGAGTGGCCGCTCGCCCACCCGTACCGCATGGTCGCCCACAACGGCGAGATCAACACGGTCAAGGGCAACTTCAACTGGATGCGCGCCCGCGAAGGCGTGATGAAGTCGCCGGTGCTGGGTGAAGACCTGTCGAAGCTGTACCCCATCAGCTTCGAAGGCCAGTCCGACACGGCCACGTTCGACAACGCGCTCGAGCTGCTCACGATGAGCGGCTACTCGCTGGCCCACGCCGCGATGATGATGATCCCGGAAGCCTGGGAGCAGCACGCGACGATGGACGACCGCCGCCGCGCGTTCTACGAGTACCACGCCGCCATGCTCGAGCCGTGGGACGGCCCGGCCTCGATGGTGTTCACCGACGGCCGCCAGATCGGCGCCACGCTGGACCGCAACGGCCTGCGTCCGTCGCGCTACATCGTCACCGACGACGACCTCGTCGTGATGGCCTCGGAATCCGGCGTGCTGCCGATGATCCCCGAGAACAAGATCGTCAAGAAGTGGCGCCTGCAGCCGGGCAAGATGTTCCTGATCGACTTCGAACAGGGCCGCATCATCGAGGACGAGGAACTGAAAAACCAGTTCGCCCTCGCCAAGCCGTACCGCCAGTGGATCGAGAACGTGCGCGTGCGCCTCGACTCCATCGATGCCACCGGCACCGCCAGCCCGTTCAGCGAATCCCTGCTCGACCGCCAGCAGGCCTTCGGCTACACCCAGGAAGACATCAAGTTCCTGATGAGCCCGATGGCCCAGGCCGGCGAAGAAGGCACGGGCTCGATGGGCAACGACTCGCCGCTCGCGGTGCTGTCGGACAAGAACAAGCCGCTCTACAACTACTTCAAGCAGCTGTTCGCCCAGGTCACGAACCCGCCCATCGACCCCATCCGCGAAGCGGTGGTGATGTCGCTCGTCTCGTTCATCGGCCCGAAGCCCAACCTGCTCGACATCAACGCGGTGAACCCGCCGATGCGGCTCGAGGTCTCGCAGCCCGTGCTCGACTTCGCCGACATGGAGCGCCTGCGCGAGATCGAGAAGTACACGTACGGCAAGTTCAAGAGCTACGAACTCAACATCACGTACCCGCTGTCCTGGGGTGACGAGGGTGTCGAGGCGAAGCTCGCGTCGCTGTGCGCCGAATCGGTGGACGCCATCAAGGCCGGCCACAACATCCTGATCATCACCGACCGCCGCATGGACCGCGACAACGTCGCGATCCCCGCGCTGCTCGCGCTGTCGGCCGTGCACCAGCACCTCGTGCGCGAGGGCCTGCGCACCACCGCCGGCCTCGTGGTCGAGACGGGCTCGGCCCGCGAAGTGCACCACTTCGCCGTGCTCGCGGGTTACGGCGCGGAAGCCGTGCACCCGTACCTCGCGATGGAAACCCTCGCGGGCATGCACGCCGAACTGCCGGGCGACCTGTCGGCCGACAAGGCCATCTACAACTACGTGAAGGCGATCGGCAAGGGCCTGTCGAAGATCATGTCGAAGATGGGCGTGTCCACGTACATGTCCTACTGCGGCGCGCAGCTGTTCGAGGCCATCGGCCTCGAGAAGGCGCTGATCGACAAGTTCTTCCGCGGCACGGCCAGCCAGGTCGGCGGCATCGACGTGTTCGACGTGGCCGAGGAAGCCCTGCGCATGCACAAGGCCGCCTTCGGCGACGACCCGGTGCTGGAAAGCATGCTCGACGCCGGCGGCGAGTACGCCTGGCGCGTGCGCGGCGAGGAACACATGTGGACGCCGGACGCGATCGCGAAGCTGCAACACAGCACGCGCTCGAACAAGTTCGACACCTACAAGGAATACGCGCAGATCATCAACGACCAGTCGCGCCGTCACTTGACGCTGCGTGGTCTGTTCGAGTTCAAGTTCGACCCGGCCAAGGCCATCCCGCTCGACGAAGTCGAGTCGGCCGCCGAGATCGTCAAGCGCTTCGCCACCGGCGCCATGTCGCTGGGCTCGATCAGCACGGAAGCCCACGCCACGCTGGCCGTCGCGATGAACCGCATCGGCGGCAAGTCGAACACCGGTGAAGGCGGCGAGGACGCCACGCGCTACCGCAACGAGCTCAAGGGCATCCCCATCGTGCAGGGCGCCAAGATGAGCGAGCTGATGCCGGGCGGCGACGTCCAGGTCGACTACGAACTCAACGCTGGCGACTCGCTGCGCTCGAAGATCAAGCAGGTCGCGTCGGGTCGCTTCGGTGTCACCGCCGAGTACCTGTCTTCGGCCGACCAGATCCAGATCAAGATGGCCCAGGGCGCGAAGCCGGGCGAAGGCGGCCAGCTGCCGGGCGGCAAGGTGTCCGAGTACATCGGCAAGCTGCGCTACTCGGTGCCGGGCGTGGGCCTGATCTCCCCGCCGCCGCACCACGACATCTACTCCATCGAGGACCTGGCGCAGCTGATCCACGACCTGAAGAACGCGAACAAGCGCGCGGACATCAGCGTCAAGCTCGTCTCCGAAGTGGGCGTGGGCACCATCGCCACCGGTGTCGCGAAGGCCAAGGCCGACCACATCGTGATCGCCGGCCATGACGGCGGCACGGGCGCGTCGCCGTGGTCGAGCATCAAGCACGCCGGCACGCCGTGGGAACTGGGCCTGGCCGAGACCCAGCAGACCCTGGTGCTGAACCGCCTGCGCGGCCGCATCCGCCTGCAGGCCGACGGCCAGATGAAGACCGGCCGTGACGTCGTCATCGGCGCGCTGCTGGGCGCCGACGAGTTCGGCTTCGCCACCGCGCCGCTGGTGGTCGAGGGCTGCATCATGATGCGCAAGTGCCACCTGAACACCTGCCCGGTGGGTGTGGCCACGCAGGATCCGGTGCTGCGCCAGAAATTCCAGGGCCGCCCGGAACACGTCGTCAACTACTTCTTCTTCGTCGCCGAGGAAGCCCGCCAGCTGATGGCGCAGCTCGGCATCCGCAAGTTCGACGACCTCGTGGGCCGTGCCGACCTGCTCGACACCCGCAAGGGCATCGCGCACTGGAAGGCCAAGGGCCTCGACTTCAGCCGCATCTTCCACCTGCCGAACGCGCCGGCGGAAGTGGCCCGCCGCCAGGTCGACACGCAGGACCACGGCCTCGACCGTGCCCTCGACGTCAAGCTGATCGAGAAGTGCCTGCCCGCGCTCGAGCGCGGCGAGAAGGTGCAGTTCATCGCCGAGACCCGCAACGTCAACCGCACGGTGGGCGCCATGCTGTCGGGCGAACTGGTGCGCCGTCACCCCGAGGGCCTGCCGGACCACACCATCTTCATGCAGCTGGAAGGCACCGGCGGACAGAGCTTCGGCGCGTTCCTGGCCAAGGGCATCACGCTGTACCTGATCGGTGACGCGAACGACTACACGGGCAAGGGCCTGTCGGGTGGCCGCGTGATCGTGCGCCCGAGCATCGACTTCCGCGGCGACGCGTCGCGCAACATCATCGTCGGCAACACCGTGCTCTACGGCGCCACGAGCGGTGAGGCGTTCTTCCGCGGCGTGGGTGGCGAACGCTTCGCGGTGCGCCTGTCGGGCGCCACCGCGGTGGTGGAAGGCACCGGCGACCACGGTTGCGAGTACATGACCGGCGGCACGGTGGCCGTGCTGGGCAAGACGGGCCGCAACTTCGCCGCCGGCATGAGCGGCGGTGTCGCGTATGTCTTCGATGAAGACGGCCAGTTCGCCAGCCGCTGCAACACGTCGATGGTCTCCCTCGACAAGGTGCTGACGGCCAAGGAGCAGGAAGCCACCGGCGACAAGGCCACGTGGCACCTGGGCCAGGCCGACGAGGTCACGCTGAAGAAGCTGCTCGAGGACCACCACCGCTGGACGGGCAGCCTGCGCGCCCGCGAGATCCTCGACAGCTGGTCGGAGTCGCGCGGCAAGTTCGTCAAGGTCTTCCCGAACGAGTACAAGCGCGCCCTGGGCGAAATGCACGCCGCCCGCCAGGCCGGCGAGACCATCGCCAAGGCCAAAGCATCCGACAAGCCCGCCGGCGGCAAGAGCCGCGCGAAGGCCTGA